The Vulcanimicrobium alpinum sequence CTGCGAGAGGCGATAGGCTTCGTCGAGATGGTTCGCGTCCAGCGCGTCCGGATCGTCGACGCTGCGCAGCATCATGCGGTCGACGAACGCGCGCGACGGCCGGCGCGCGAAGAGCGGTCTCGCGATGCCGCCGGTCATCGCCAGCGCGTACGCGAGGTGCCGGGGTGTGCGTGCGAACCCCGCCGGCGCGATGAGGGCGAGGCGGGTGACCCGTTCCGCAAACGCGCCGGCGTAGTCGGCGGCGATCAACCCGCCCAGCGAATGCCCGGCGAGCGCGAAACGCTGCAGCCCCGCCGCTGCGGCGACGCCGTCAACGACGGCGCGAAAGAAGTCGAGATCGTACGCCGCTTCGGGCCGGGCGCTCGCACCGAACCCCGGCAGGTCGAACGCGAGGCAGCGCAGCGCCGGATCGAGCTCGGGGACGAGACGTCCCCACGCGCCCTCGCTCCAGTGGCCGAGGCCGTGGAGCAGCAGCAGCGTACGCGCGTCCGCGGCGCGGTTTCCCGCAACGAACGTCGCGATGCGCGTCCCGGCGGCCTGGACGTCGACGCGCTCCCATGCGGGCGGAGCGACTCGATTCACCGCGAAGCACCGGGCGTGGTCAGACCCCTCGTCATCGTTGCGCTGCTGCTCCTTGCGAGCGGGTGTTACAACGCGCCGGACCCCGGCAGCGGGCCGTCCGGCGGTGGTCCCGGTACGCTCGCCGGCGCGCCGGCACAATCCTTCGACGTCGTGCGCACCGACGGCCGCACCGACTCGCTGGCCGCGCATCGCGGCGAGGTGGTGCTGATGAACTTGTGGGCGACGTGGTGTCCGCCGTGCCGCGAAGAGATGCCGGCGCTCGAACAGTTTGCGCGCCGTTATGCCGGCCGCGTGACCGTGCTCAGCGTCGACCAAGGCGAAGCCGCCTCGGTCGCGGCGGCCTACGCCAAAGAACGCGGGGTGACGTTCCCCGTGCTCGTCGACGAGAAGCAGCGCTACGGCGGAACCTACGCCGCGATCGGACTGCCGACGACGGTGATCGTCGGGCGCGACGGGCACATCGTGCGCGGGATCGACGGCGCGATGACGTTCGATCAGATGCGCGCCGCCGTCGCGCCGGCGCTCGCCGCCAAGTGAGCTCGCGGCTCGCCGCGACCGGCGTCGCGCTCGCCGGGATCCTGCTCGTCGTTGCGCAGGACGCGCTGCCGCGCACGCCGCTCTACCACACCTGGCAGTACGCGCTCGCGCTCGCGATCACCGTCGTCGTCGCGCTCGCGTACGCCGACGGCGCGCGCCGCGGCGCCGACGGAGCGGCCGGAAAACGGCTGATCGTCGCGATGGCCGGCGCGCTGCTCGTCGAGTGCGCGGGACTCGCGTCGGGTCTGCTCGGTCCCGATACGGCGACGATCGTGGGGACGCCGGGAACCGTGACGCCGATCCCGGCGCTCGGTGCCGCGGCGTTCTTCGGCACCGTCGACGCCGCGTCGCTCGGCCGCGGCGAGATGCCCGCGGTCAGCCTGCGCCGCCGCAACGCGCCGCCGCTCGATGTTGCTCCCGGACGTCGCGCGCTCGCCGGTGAGTCGCTGCTCTATCTCGAACCGCGCCCGGCGGCGTTCATCGACGCGAGCGACGGGGCCGGACGGCACCTGACGGTCACCCAGCCGACGAACGCGTCGTTTCTCTCGCCGGTCCTGCTGCTGCGCGAACGCCAGAAGATCGGCGAGACGTCCGTGCCGTTCGACACGTTTGCGACGCCGGCACTCCATCGCGTCTTTCGCGCGCTCTACTTCACGCCGCGCGATCTGGCCCGCTTCGCGCACCGCGTCGACGATCCGACGCGCCCCGCACTCGTGCTGAGCGCAGCCGACGATCGCGGCGCGCCGCTCGGGATCACGCTGGCCGCCTCGGGCAGCACCGTTACGATCGCCGGCGTGCGGATTCGCGCAACGCTGGGCAGCTATCCGGCGCTCGCCGTCGCCGCCGCTCCCGCGACCTGGGCGCTCGTCGCGGGCTCGCTGCTTTTCCTCGCCGGGATCGTGTGGAGCGCGATCCCGGTCCGCCCGCCTGCGCTGCCGCAGCCGGAGCCTTACGCGATCTGAACCGCCGGGGCGCGCGCAGAACGGCGAGATATGCTACAGTCCGTCGGTGCGCCGTCTCCTTGCCGGTCTCGCTCTGGTCGTCTTCGCCGCTGCCGCGGCGAGCGCGCCGCTCCGCGCGCAGGACCACGCCGGGCTCCTGATGGAAAAGCTCGCGGGCGCCGACCCAGGACTCGAATCCTATCGGGCGGACGTCGCGTTCGAGGTCGGCCTGCATTCGTTTCCGTACGTCCGCAAGACGCTGCACGGCAGCGCGTACTTCAAACGCCCGGCGAAGATGGAACTCGTCTTCTCCGACCTGCCGACGTTCGCGCGCGCGTTCCGCAACGTCTACGTAAGTCTGGGTACGCCGGCCAATTGGGAGAAGAAGTTCACCATCGGCGCCGGGGAGGAGAACGCCGGCGGCCGCACGGTGAGTTACCTCGTGCTGACGCCGCGCAGCGCCGACCGTCGCTTGCGCGAAGTCGATGTCTACGTGGACGACGCGGCCGCGCTCCCCGAGCGGATCGTCTGGCAGTACCGTGACGGCCGGATCGACATGCATCAGCGCTTCGATCGGATCGGCGGACACGCGGTCGTCGTAGCGCAGGACGCCGACATCCGGCTCCCCGCCGTGCACGCCTACGTCGCGGCGCGCGTCTCGAACTACGCGCTCAACGTCGACGTGAGCGATTCGGTGTTCACGCCGAAGACCGCGGCGACTGCG is a genomic window containing:
- a CDS encoding alpha/beta fold hydrolase, with protein sequence MNRVAPPAWERVDVQAAGTRIATFVAGNRAADARTLLLLHGLGHWSEGAWGRLVPELDPALRCLAFDLPGFGASARPEAAYDLDFFRAVVDGVAAAAGLQRFALAGHSLGGLIAADYAGAFAERVTRLALIAPAGFARTPRHLAYALAMTGGIARPLFARRPSRAFVDRMMLRSVDDPDALDANHLDEAYRLSQDPSVRRAFGSVYAGAFSAFARARLLHAQFARFSGPVFCAWGATDRFITPAALREVVRVYPRARTLLLERTGHLAMVERAPELGAALRDFLH
- a CDS encoding TlpA family protein disulfide reductase, whose product is MVRPLVIVALLLLASGCYNAPDPGSGPSGGGPGTLAGAPAQSFDVVRTDGRTDSLAAHRGEVVLMNLWATWCPPCREEMPALEQFARRYAGRVTVLSVDQGEAASVAAAYAKERGVTFPVLVDEKQRYGGTYAAIGLPTTVIVGRDGHIVRGIDGAMTFDQMRAAVAPALAAK